One Granulicella sp. 5B5 DNA window includes the following coding sequences:
- a CDS encoding acyl carrier protein, whose product MAAVDEKVKQIIVEQLQVDEAEVTPGASFQEDLGADSLDVVELVMQFEEAFDIQIPDEDAEKIKTVKDATDYIEAHQKSK is encoded by the coding sequence ATGGCAGCAGTAGACGAAAAAGTGAAGCAAATTATTGTCGAGCAGCTTCAGGTGGATGAAGCCGAAGTCACCCCCGGCGCCAGCTTCCAGGAGGACTTGGGCGCCGACTCGCTCGACGTCGTCGAACTGGTCATGCAGTTCGAAGAAGCCTTCGACATCCAGATCCCGGACGAAGACGCCGAGAAGATCAAGACCGTCAAGGACGCGACCGATTACATCGAAGCGCATCAGAAGAGCAAGTAG
- the rmuC gene encoding DNA recombination protein RmuC has translation MLYAVIALSVLNFLLLLMLLLRKTAQSEPTVDPRLAQLLAADLPTQMTKLDVRSETLDAHLREQLAQLRKDAAESSVALRGEVLGSIDLLGKSLTTSLDSFRADNTLAANTLRTAVTAQQESLQQKLSAFTSDANRSNVESREALHQRLDQLREGQTAHMDSLRATVEARLDALNQNNAAKLEEMRITVDEKLHATLQTRLTESFGQVTDQLTKVHAGLGEMSKLSAGVDDLSRIFTNVKSRGGIGELALEMLLKDRLAPSQYIHNVKVKPNSQEVVEFAVRFPTPNGEMLLPIDSKFPREVFERLEAAYESGNDVVSAGRAFEAAIRFEGKKICDKYIAPPFTTSFAIMFLPTEGLYAEVIRRDGLLADIQQSCQVTIAGPSTLSAILTSFQMGFHMLQMQEKGDEVWKVLANARKEFGTFEKLMDKMTDDVGRVQGTIDKLGVRTRAINRTLRDVSLESGSEDQQRIAAGKADNFDGLLPMLAASDDEVHD, from the coding sequence ATGCTCTACGCTGTGATTGCCCTTTCTGTACTCAACTTTCTGCTGCTGCTCATGCTGCTGCTGCGCAAAACGGCTCAGTCCGAGCCCACGGTTGACCCACGGCTCGCGCAGCTGCTGGCCGCCGACTTGCCGACGCAGATGACAAAGCTCGACGTCCGCTCCGAGACCCTCGATGCTCACCTCCGCGAGCAGTTGGCACAGCTGCGCAAGGACGCGGCGGAGTCCAGCGTTGCGCTGCGCGGCGAGGTACTGGGCAGCATCGACCTCCTGGGCAAGAGCCTCACGACGAGCCTCGACAGCTTCCGTGCTGACAACACGCTGGCGGCCAACACGCTGCGCACCGCGGTAACAGCGCAGCAGGAGAGCCTGCAGCAAAAGCTCTCGGCCTTTACGTCAGACGCCAACCGGAGCAACGTGGAGAGCCGCGAAGCGCTGCACCAGCGTCTCGACCAGCTTCGCGAAGGCCAGACAGCGCACATGGATTCGCTGCGCGCCACCGTGGAGGCCCGTCTCGACGCGCTGAACCAGAACAACGCCGCCAAGCTTGAAGAGATGCGCATCACCGTGGACGAGAAGCTCCACGCCACCTTACAGACCCGCCTTACAGAAAGCTTCGGTCAGGTCACCGACCAGCTCACCAAGGTCCACGCCGGCCTCGGCGAGATGTCCAAGCTCTCCGCCGGTGTTGACGATCTCTCGCGTATCTTCACGAACGTCAAATCCCGCGGCGGCATCGGCGAACTCGCGCTGGAGATGCTCCTCAAAGACCGCCTCGCGCCGAGCCAGTACATTCACAACGTGAAGGTGAAGCCAAACAGCCAGGAGGTTGTGGAGTTTGCCGTCAGGTTCCCGACGCCGAACGGTGAGATGCTGCTCCCCATCGACAGCAAGTTTCCGCGCGAGGTCTTCGAGCGCCTCGAAGCCGCTTACGAGAGCGGCAACGATGTCGTAAGCGCTGGTCGCGCCTTCGAGGCCGCTATCCGCTTTGAAGGAAAGAAGATCTGCGACAAGTACATCGCGCCGCCGTTCACCACCTCGTTCGCAATCATGTTTCTGCCCACTGAGGGCTTGTATGCCGAGGTCATCCGCCGCGACGGCCTCCTCGCCGACATCCAGCAAAGCTGTCAGGTCACCATCGCAGGACCGAGCACGCTGTCCGCGATTCTGACGAGCTTCCAGATGGGCTTCCACATGCTCCAGATGCAGGAAAAAGGTGATGAGGTCTGGAAGGTGCTGGCCAACGCTCGCAAGGAGTTCGGGACCTTCGAAAAGCTGATGGACAAGATGACCGATGACGTGGGCCGGGTGCAGGGCACGATAGACAAGCTGGGGGTACGCACGCGGGCGATCAACCGCACACTGCGTGATGTCAGTCTCGAATCGGGGTCTGAGGATCAACAGAGAATCGCCGCTGGCAAGGCCGACAACTTCGATGGCTTGCTGCCGATGCTGGCAGCAAGCGACGATGAAGTGCACGACTAG
- a CDS encoding thioredoxin domain-containing protein codes for MSRVLALALFVTMSSAVSGSAALAQTAVGGQVSSFKDTSMLKPPPGARVAIIEWEDLECPACAHAFPLVHQAIAHYHIPLVRYDFLIPGHMWSKQAAVYARYIQDKVSPDIATEYRREVFASQFRIASQDDLVKFTQQFFAAHGKQMPFVVDPTGELLKQVEADRNLGDKLGLNETPTIVIVTPKGWIQVKDVSDLYQAIDQAEAMAGSGAATVHRTSARK; via the coding sequence ATGTCACGAGTTCTTGCACTTGCTCTGTTTGTTACGATGTCGAGCGCTGTGAGCGGTTCCGCCGCGCTGGCGCAGACGGCCGTTGGGGGCCAGGTGTCCAGCTTCAAGGACACCTCCATGCTGAAACCGCCGCCGGGTGCGCGGGTTGCCATCATCGAGTGGGAAGACCTGGAGTGCCCGGCCTGTGCGCACGCGTTTCCGCTCGTTCACCAGGCGATCGCGCACTATCACATTCCGCTCGTCCGCTATGACTTCCTAATTCCGGGTCACATGTGGAGCAAGCAGGCTGCGGTGTACGCACGCTACATCCAGGACAAGGTTTCGCCGGACATTGCCACGGAGTACCGCCGTGAAGTGTTCGCCTCGCAGTTCCGCATTGCCAGCCAGGATGACCTGGTGAAGTTTACGCAACAGTTCTTCGCCGCGCATGGCAAGCAGATGCCGTTCGTGGTCGACCCGACAGGTGAGTTGCTCAAGCAGGTTGAGGCGGACCGCAATCTCGGCGACAAGCTGGGCCTGAATGAGACTCCGACGATCGTGATTGTGACACCGAAGGGCTGGATCCAGGTGAAGGACGTCTCCGACCTCTACCAGGCGATCGATCAGGCGGAGGCGATGGCAGGCAGCGGTGCCGCGACCGTGCATCGGACGTCTGCGAGGAAGTAA
- a CDS encoding TetR/AcrR family transcriptional regulator, producing the protein MSQFATPQPLARPVGRPRAFNREHALEAAMRVFWKRGYEGASLTELTAAMGINRPSLYAAFGDKATLFREAVERYGVGPGRYVRRALGQPTARLVAETLLRGAVTIATDAANPGGCLWVQGALVTSPESSPIRAGLAGLRASGIAQIRARFDRARSDGDLPAGTDTEALTLYITSVMHGLSVQAASGFSREQLQRAADLALSTWPA; encoded by the coding sequence ATGAGCCAGTTCGCCACACCTCAGCCTCTCGCCCGTCCTGTCGGCCGCCCCCGCGCCTTCAACCGCGAACACGCGCTGGAGGCCGCCATGCGCGTCTTCTGGAAGCGCGGCTATGAGGGCGCCTCGCTCACCGAGCTGACCGCCGCGATGGGCATCAACCGCCCCAGCCTCTATGCGGCCTTTGGCGACAAGGCCACCCTCTTCCGCGAGGCCGTCGAGCGCTACGGCGTCGGCCCCGGCCGCTACGTGCGCCGCGCGCTCGGCCAGCCCACAGCTCGCCTCGTGGCGGAGACCCTTCTCCGCGGCGCGGTCACCATCGCCACCGACGCCGCCAACCCCGGCGGCTGCCTCTGGGTGCAGGGAGCGCTCGTCACCAGCCCCGAGTCATCGCCCATCCGCGCCGGACTCGCCGGCCTGCGAGCCAGTGGCATCGCGCAGATTCGTGCCCGCTTCGACCGTGCCCGCTCCGACGGCGACCTGCCGGCCGGAACCGACACCGAGGCGCTCACGCTGTACATCACCAGTGTGATGCACGGCCTCTCCGTGCAGGCGGCCAGCGGCTTCTCGCGCGAGCAGCTCCAGCGCGCCGCCGACCTCGCCCTGTCTACCTGGCCTGCCTGA
- a CDS encoding radical SAM protein, with product MTAHRRLLKASRLFRELGSIGSALASTSHPYMAQIVPMRRCNLACTYCNEYDDVSKPVDLDEMLRRIDHLGGLGTSVITISGGEPTLHPELDQIIARIRKTGAIAGMITNGYFLMPDRIERLNKAGLDHMQISIDNVMPDEVSKKSLKVLDKKLQFLAEHADFHVNINSVVGGGTAHPEDALIVSKRALELGFSSTIGIIHDGSGQLKPLGDKERKVWDEVRSLTRRSYSRFNHFQEAIANGLPNDWRCRAGSRYLYICENGLVHYCSQQRGFPGVPLAEYTRADVKREFLTEKSCAPNCTISCVHQVSYIDHWRAPQTSSITPGGAHGLVNIQ from the coding sequence ATGACCGCGCACCGTCGCCTGCTCAAGGCGTCGCGCCTCTTTCGTGAGCTCGGCTCCATCGGCTCGGCGCTGGCCTCCACGTCGCACCCGTACATGGCGCAGATCGTGCCCATGCGCCGCTGCAACCTAGCCTGCACCTACTGCAACGAGTACGACGACGTCTCCAAGCCCGTCGATCTGGACGAGATGCTCCGCCGCATCGACCACCTCGGCGGCCTCGGCACCTCCGTCATCACCATCTCCGGCGGCGAGCCCACGCTGCACCCCGAGCTCGACCAGATCATCGCCCGCATCCGCAAGACAGGCGCCATCGCCGGCATGATCACCAACGGCTACTTCCTCATGCCCGACCGCATCGAGCGGCTGAACAAAGCGGGCCTCGACCACATGCAGATCTCCATCGACAACGTGATGCCCGACGAGGTCTCCAAGAAGTCGCTCAAGGTACTCGACAAGAAGCTCCAGTTCCTCGCCGAGCACGCCGACTTCCACGTCAACATCAACTCCGTGGTCGGCGGCGGCACAGCGCATCCTGAGGACGCGCTGATCGTTAGCAAGCGTGCCCTCGAACTCGGCTTCAGCTCCACCATCGGTATCATCCACGACGGCTCCGGACAGTTGAAACCCCTCGGAGATAAAGAGCGCAAGGTCTGGGACGAAGTCCGCAGCCTCACCCGCCGCAGCTACTCCCGTTTCAACCACTTCCAGGAGGCCATCGCGAACGGCCTGCCCAACGACTGGCGCTGCCGCGCGGGCTCGCGTTACCTCTACATCTGCGAGAACGGCCTGGTCCACTACTGCAGCCAGCAGCGCGGCTTCCCCGGCGTGCCGCTCGCCGAGTACACCCGCGCCGACGTCAAGCGCGAGTTCCTCACCGAGAAGTCCTGCGCTCCCAACTGCACCATCAGCTGCGTCCACCAGGTCAGCTACATCGACCACTGGCGCGCCCCGCAGACCTCCAGCATCACCCCCGGCGGGGCCCATGGCCTGGTCAATATCCAGTAG
- the iscX gene encoding Fe-S cluster assembly protein IscX, with protein sequence MPREIDWSDTLEIGIQLQEMFPDTDPYSVRFTDLHKWVTQLPGFVGDPAKSNEGVLEAIQTAWHEEYVDAKDA encoded by the coding sequence ATGCCGCGCGAGATTGACTGGAGCGATACGCTGGAGATTGGGATTCAACTGCAGGAGATGTTTCCGGATACCGATCCGTACTCCGTGCGGTTTACCGACCTGCACAAGTGGGTGACACAGCTGCCGGGATTTGTGGGCGATCCGGCGAAGTCGAATGAGGGCGTGCTGGAGGCAATCCAGACGGCGTGGCACGAGGAGTACGTGGACGCCAAGGACGCGTAG
- a CDS encoding DUF2442 domain-containing protein gives MVETTDEELAAALERMRQEPEEPHIVEADYQRDLELFILKLSDGRRLVLPRENLQGVADATQEQAADFNIQAPGGPMGTRIWWPQLDDGMSVEGLLEGRTGNEKWMAKIQRRDAAA, from the coding sequence ATGGTTGAGACAACAGACGAAGAGCTAGCGGCGGCGCTGGAGCGGATGAGGCAGGAGCCGGAAGAGCCGCATATTGTCGAGGCAGACTATCAGCGCGATCTAGAACTGTTCATCCTGAAGCTGAGCGACGGGAGGCGGCTCGTGCTGCCTCGTGAGAATTTACAGGGTGTGGCCGATGCTACGCAGGAGCAGGCTGCGGACTTCAATATACAAGCTCCAGGTGGGCCGATGGGCACACGGATCTGGTGGCCGCAACTGGATGACGGCATGTCCGTGGAGGGCCTGCTAGAAGGCCGGACCGGGAATGAGAAGTGGATGGCCAAGATTCAGCGGCGAGATGCTGCGGCGTAG
- a CDS encoding DUF5677 domain-containing protein, with protein sequence MSDNRYVLADEVSKTLRLLNLLDHIYQKVCSQVIGSALSERQYILLGHVLRAKAISKSSLLLAESGALEEVWILSRSLTELVINCGYLYIAPEQEVTNFIYLDGHKIVNQAKKLMQHRPPTAQLPDSLTASVEEMASGARNRTGLKDNNQSWSRYQDLASRAQETDKHYINKDFYTLQLTAVPYGNAGTHSTMFSLVWSLHEVVGNTMAPHERRLSMLGGAVHIIVLAINLMCLLLDEKHALGLKHDIVSACS encoded by the coding sequence GTGTCGGATAACAGGTACGTTCTTGCCGATGAGGTCTCAAAGACACTGCGGTTGCTAAATCTACTGGATCACATTTATCAGAAGGTTTGTTCCCAAGTAATCGGTTCGGCTTTAAGTGAGCGGCAATACATTTTGCTGGGGCATGTATTGCGGGCAAAAGCTATATCAAAATCATCCCTGTTGCTGGCGGAGTCAGGCGCTCTGGAAGAGGTTTGGATACTCTCGCGCTCTTTGACGGAGTTAGTCATCAACTGTGGCTACCTCTACATCGCCCCGGAGCAAGAGGTTACCAACTTTATTTATCTCGACGGACACAAGATCGTTAACCAGGCAAAGAAATTGATGCAGCATCGCCCTCCCACGGCGCAGCTACCAGATAGTCTTACGGCTTCCGTAGAGGAGATGGCTTCTGGGGCGAGAAACCGCACAGGACTCAAGGATAATAATCAAAGTTGGAGCCGGTATCAGGACTTGGCTTCCAGAGCGCAAGAAACGGACAAGCACTACATAAATAAGGATTTTTACACTTTACAGCTAACAGCAGTCCCCTACGGAAATGCCGGAACACACTCTACGATGTTCTCTCTCGTGTGGAGTTTGCACGAAGTGGTGGGCAACACGATGGCTCCGCACGAGAGACGCCTCTCGATGCTCGGCGGTGCGGTTCATATCATTGTTCTAGCTATCAATCTAATGTGCCTTCTACTAGATGAAAAACATGCTCTAGGACTGAAGCACGATATAGTTTCGGCTTGCTCGTGA
- a CDS encoding lipid II flippase MurJ: protein MTASGSASPHKKTHTAGSAAMLLMASALLSGLLALARIKIVNYLFGAGAAQDAYRAAFKLPDLLSYFLTGGAVAISLITVLNRYLTAGDDEGADRALSVVLCTMLVILGIGVVVAEIVAPGYVWLANSGFRNDPLRAHLCTALTRIILPAQLFFFIGSCMSSRLQVRKIFIYQAGAPLVYNLGIILGAIFLHKQLGIYSLAVGVLLGVIFGSFLLNTTGAFRTGFHFTPLVDFRAPAFREWFSLTWPLMIGVSLVMFDGFFLNYFGSLKEGGITLIGNAKDLFNAPFNVIGPAAGAASLPFFASLFQQDRRHDFSHAVSRSVSRLFCVGMLVSAWMIALAPWLMDLFRGGKFHHDDAVTTTHLFVVLAITLAIWAVQGIYARAFYAASDTLTPAITGTIITVASVPLYWLLFHARGLEGLAIASDLGITIQTATLAILLHRKDLVRFAHLEYPELARALFAALLAFAATYILAHHLPPVTTHPGDLLILAAGSLAWLAITFATLHLTGSKLPKQILRRKAA from the coding sequence ATGACCGCGTCCGGCTCGGCCTCACCGCACAAAAAGACTCACACCGCCGGTTCCGCTGCCATGCTGCTCATGGCGAGCGCGCTGCTCTCCGGCCTGCTTGCGCTCGCCCGCATCAAAATCGTCAACTACCTCTTCGGCGCCGGCGCCGCGCAGGACGCCTACCGCGCCGCCTTCAAACTCCCCGACCTCCTCAGCTACTTCCTCACCGGCGGCGCCGTCGCCATCTCGCTCATCACTGTGCTCAACCGCTACCTCACCGCTGGCGACGACGAGGGTGCCGACCGCGCGCTCTCCGTCGTGCTCTGCACCATGCTCGTCATCCTCGGCATCGGCGTTGTGGTCGCGGAGATCGTCGCCCCCGGCTACGTCTGGCTTGCCAACTCCGGCTTCCGCAACGACCCTCTGCGCGCGCACCTCTGCACCGCGCTCACGCGCATCATCCTGCCCGCGCAGTTGTTCTTCTTCATCGGCAGCTGCATGAGCTCGCGGCTGCAGGTCCGCAAGATCTTCATCTATCAGGCGGGCGCGCCGCTGGTCTACAACCTCGGCATCATCCTCGGCGCCATCTTTCTGCACAAGCAGCTCGGCATCTACTCGCTCGCTGTGGGCGTTCTGCTCGGCGTCATCTTCGGCTCGTTCCTGCTCAACACCACCGGGGCCTTCCGCACCGGCTTCCACTTCACCCCACTCGTCGACTTCCGCGCCCCTGCCTTCCGCGAGTGGTTCTCGCTCACCTGGCCGCTCATGATTGGCGTCTCGCTCGTCATGTTCGACGGCTTCTTCCTCAACTACTTCGGCTCGTTGAAGGAAGGCGGCATCACGCTCATCGGCAACGCCAAGGACCTCTTCAACGCGCCCTTCAACGTTATCGGCCCGGCGGCCGGCGCGGCTTCGCTGCCCTTCTTCGCCAGCCTCTTTCAGCAGGACCGCCGCCACGACTTCTCGCACGCCGTCTCGCGTTCTGTCTCGCGGCTCTTCTGCGTCGGCATGCTGGTTTCAGCCTGGATGATCGCCCTCGCCCCGTGGCTGATGGACCTCTTCCGCGGCGGCAAGTTCCACCACGACGACGCCGTCACCACCACGCATCTCTTCGTCGTGCTCGCCATCACGCTGGCCATCTGGGCTGTGCAGGGCATCTACGCCCGCGCCTTTTACGCCGCCTCGGACACCCTCACCCCCGCCATCACCGGCACCATCATCACCGTGGCGAGCGTCCCGCTCTACTGGCTGCTCTTCCACGCCCGCGGTCTTGAAGGCCTCGCCATCGCCTCCGACCTCGGCATCACCATCCAGACGGCCACGCTGGCGATTCTGCTGCACCGCAAAGACCTCGTCCGCTTCGCCCACCTCGAGTACCCCGAGCTCGCCCGCGCCCTCTTCGCCGCACTGCTGGCCTTCGCCGCGACGTACATCCTCGCACACCACCTGCCGCCCGTCACCACCCACCCCGGAGACCTACTCATCCTCGCCGCCGGCAGCCTCGCATGGCTGGCGATCACCTTCGCCACCCTGCACCTCACCGGCAGCAAACTCCCCAAACAGATACTTCGTCGCAAAGCTGCATAG
- a CDS encoding MerR family transcriptional regulator, producing the protein MATHHPIRKTVAHPTPVIPDKLYFRIGDVARICEVPAYVLRFWETEFPNLKPNKGGTGQRLYRRKDVETALRIKHLLYDLGYTIPGARQVFKTDARPEAPALAAAPAAVETPAASAEPHNKTVILSGAHSAQSKDPEALNLAITARAFSTDTAPRLHALRDELRALHTQLSAPVSTEPAPEPLRPRLVAEPKRPRLHKPEPRLEPRLGPIAIPGQQDLFPAE; encoded by the coding sequence ATGGCTACCCACCACCCAATCCGCAAAACCGTCGCGCACCCCACTCCGGTCATCCCGGACAAGCTCTACTTCCGCATCGGCGACGTCGCCCGCATCTGCGAGGTGCCTGCCTACGTCCTCCGCTTCTGGGAGACCGAGTTCCCCAACCTGAAGCCCAACAAAGGCGGCACAGGCCAGCGCCTCTATCGCCGCAAGGACGTCGAGACCGCGCTCCGCATCAAGCATCTGCTCTACGACCTCGGCTACACCATCCCCGGCGCGCGGCAGGTCTTCAAGACCGACGCTAGGCCCGAGGCCCCAGCGCTCGCTGCTGCGCCTGCCGCGGTCGAAACACCCGCAGCCAGTGCTGAACCCCATAACAAAACTGTCATCCTGAGCGGAGCGCACAGCGCGCAGTCGAAGGACCCCGAAGCTCTCAACCTCGCCATTACAGCTAGGGCCTTTTCTACCGACACCGCCCCACGTCTGCACGCTCTCCGCGACGAGCTCCGCGCGCTGCACACCCAGCTCAGCGCACCGGTCTCGACCGAGCCTGCACCCGAGCCGCTGCGCCCGCGTCTTGTCGCCGAGCCCAAACGTCCGCGTCTCCACAAGCCCGAACCCAGGCTTGAGCCGCGCCTCGGCCCCATCGCCATCCCCGGCCAGCAGGACCTCTTTCCCGCAGAATGA
- a CDS encoding GNAT family N-acetyltransferase has protein sequence MILRDAVAADIEAVTAIYNAVLLSSTAIYNDTPVTLEDRLAYWQSRVAQGYPLLVAVDDEGAILGYATFGDFRSWPGYRFTVEGTIHIREGVRGKGIGTALLTQLTARARACGKHVMVAGVDSTNTASIGFLTRFGFTSAGVLHEVGFKFGRYLDLHFLEYRL, from the coding sequence ATGATCCTCCGCGACGCTGTCGCCGCCGACATCGAAGCCGTGACCGCAATCTATAACGCGGTGCTGCTCAGCTCGACGGCCATCTACAACGACACACCCGTCACGCTCGAAGACCGCCTCGCCTACTGGCAGTCGCGCGTCGCGCAGGGCTACCCGTTGCTCGTAGCCGTCGACGACGAAGGCGCGATCCTCGGCTATGCCACCTTCGGCGACTTCCGCTCCTGGCCCGGCTACCGCTTCACGGTCGAAGGCACCATCCACATCCGCGAAGGCGTCCGCGGCAAGGGCATCGGCACCGCGCTGCTCACTCAGCTCACCGCGCGCGCCCGCGCCTGCGGTAAGCATGTCATGGTCGCCGGGGTCGACTCCACCAACACCGCCTCTATAGGCTTCCTCACGCGCTTCGGCTTCACCTCGGCAGGAGTCCTGCACGAAGTCGGCTTCAAATTCGGCCGCTACCTCGACCTCCACTTCCTCGAATATCGCCTCTGA
- a CDS encoding RDD family protein, with product MENMLAKLNREPRHFHAHETARFDALSGLPLASFKQRMWAITIDVLAIFIVKGLLGLHNHHDDNEGPMTVARLLMDGAEYIKELVESTLYFAVAVKLSKGQTIGKWFMKVRIVSLTHDEMGWWQSIERALGYGASLLEGGFGFLQFFINRNRQTVHDRIAETIVIDERPTARRLGDVDHEEPEIEIEPKALEA from the coding sequence ATGGAGAACATGCTGGCGAAGCTGAACCGGGAGCCACGACACTTCCACGCCCACGAGACCGCGCGTTTCGACGCGTTGAGCGGGCTGCCGCTGGCAAGCTTCAAACAGCGAATGTGGGCCATCACGATCGACGTCCTGGCGATCTTCATCGTCAAGGGCCTGCTAGGCTTGCACAACCACCACGACGACAACGAAGGCCCCATGACTGTGGCCCGATTGCTGATGGACGGCGCCGAGTACATCAAGGAGCTGGTCGAGTCCACGCTGTACTTCGCAGTCGCCGTGAAGCTAAGTAAAGGCCAGACCATCGGCAAGTGGTTCATGAAGGTGCGCATCGTCTCGCTCACACACGACGAGATGGGCTGGTGGCAGTCGATCGAGCGCGCGCTGGGTTACGGCGCCTCGCTGCTCGAAGGCGGCTTCGGCTTTCTGCAGTTCTTCATCAATCGCAACCGCCAGACCGTGCACGACCGCATCGCGGAGACCATCGTCATCGACGAGCGGCCCACCGCGCGGCGGCTCGGTGACGTAGATCACGAAGAACCCGAGATCGAAATCGAACCGAAGGCGCTGGAGGCGTAG
- a CDS encoding ABC transporter ATP-binding protein has protein sequence MSAVVETFTEPQSATVPVASLDGITKRYANGVVALDNLSLALRRGEIVALLGPNGAGKSTAVKLMMGLSAPTAGSVRVFGADPRDTDTRLRTGVMLQVGRAPEMLRVREQVEIFRGYYPAPMPYAELVKAAGLEGIEERFFGQLSGGQKQRMLFALALAGDPDLIFLDEPTVGLDIEARRGMWATIRSLAARGKTVLLTTHYLEEADALANRIVVINKGKVVCSGTPAEVKSLSLGATADGAGSSATIKIIRCVTALPLQALRSMPGVTQASVADTLSTLTTAQPETTLREMLALDSTLHALEVQSPALEDAFLALTSDQNS, from the coding sequence ATGAGCGCAGTCGTCGAAACCTTTACCGAACCCCAGTCCGCAACCGTTCCCGTAGCCTCTCTCGACGGCATCACGAAGCGCTATGCCAATGGCGTGGTGGCGCTCGATAACCTTTCGCTGGCGCTGCGGCGTGGTGAAATCGTTGCTCTGCTGGGGCCGAACGGCGCGGGCAAGTCCACCGCCGTGAAGCTGATGATGGGGTTGAGCGCGCCGACCGCTGGCAGTGTGCGGGTCTTCGGCGCGGACCCGCGCGACACCGATACGCGCCTGCGCACCGGCGTGATGCTGCAGGTGGGCCGTGCGCCGGAGATGCTGCGCGTCCGCGAGCAGGTGGAGATCTTTCGCGGCTACTACCCTGCGCCGATGCCCTATGCAGAGCTGGTAAAGGCCGCGGGGCTCGAAGGGATTGAGGAGCGGTTCTTCGGCCAGCTCAGCGGCGGGCAGAAGCAGCGGATGCTGTTCGCGCTGGCGCTGGCGGGCGATCCGGATTTGATCTTTCTCGATGAGCCGACGGTCGGTCTGGACATTGAAGCGCGCCGCGGGATGTGGGCAACGATCCGCTCGCTCGCCGCCCGCGGCAAGACCGTACTGTTGACGACGCACTACCTGGAAGAGGCCGATGCGCTGGCGAACCGCATCGTTGTGATCAACAAGGGCAAGGTTGTGTGCTCCGGCACACCGGCGGAGGTGAAGTCGCTCTCGCTGGGTGCGACGGCGGATGGCGCGGGCTCTTCCGCGACGATCAAGATCATCCGCTGCGTGACGGCGCTGCCATTGCAGGCGCTGCGCAGCATGCCCGGCGTGACGCAGGCCAGCGTGGCCGATACGTTATCCACGCTGACGACGGCGCAGCCTGAGACCACGCTGCGCGAGATGCTCGCGCTTGACTCGACACTGCATGCGCTGGAGGTGCAGAGCCCGGCGCTCGAAGATGCGTTCCTCGCGTTGACCTCCGATCAAAACTCCTAA
- a CDS encoding ABC transporter permease, whose amino-acid sequence MSTTAITFPVSASRSLPQTLRIFLTETRYEFQRLLRTRSFALSVIGFPVVFYIFFGLIMNRGEHIGGITVARYMLAGYTVFGMVGAALFGIGVGLSAELSAGWLELKRASPMPPLAYLFAKCMSAMAFGVIIVSLLTLLGITAGGVHLSIAEFARMMALTIVGVIPFAVMGMALALLVPAASAPGIANMIYLPMSFLGGLWIPIMFLPKVLQHFAVILPTYHLAQLQLASFGYPSAGSASSHWIGLIGFTLIMLGIALIAFRRIEQNS is encoded by the coding sequence ATGTCCACTACCGCCATCACATTTCCCGTCAGCGCGTCGCGCAGCCTGCCGCAGACGCTCCGTATCTTCCTCACTGAGACCCGCTACGAGTTTCAGCGCCTGCTGCGTACGCGCAGCTTCGCGCTCTCGGTCATCGGCTTTCCGGTGGTCTTCTATATCTTCTTCGGCCTCATCATGAACCGCGGCGAGCACATCGGCGGCATCACGGTGGCACGCTACATGCTGGCCGGCTACACGGTCTTTGGCATGGTGGGCGCGGCGCTGTTCGGCATCGGTGTGGGACTCTCCGCCGAGCTTTCAGCAGGATGGTTGGAGCTGAAGCGCGCGAGCCCGATGCCGCCGCTCGCGTATCTGTTTGCAAAGTGCATGAGCGCGATGGCCTTCGGTGTGATCATCGTCAGTCTGCTCACGCTGCTCGGCATCACCGCCGGCGGCGTGCATCTCTCCATCGCAGAGTTCGCACGCATGATGGCGCTTACCATCGTCGGCGTGATTCCGTTCGCGGTAATGGGCATGGCGCTGGCGCTGCTTGTGCCCGCGGCCTCCGCGCCCGGCATCGCCAACATGATCTATCTGCCGATGAGCTTCCTCGGCGGCCTATGGATACCGATCATGTTCCTGCCGAAGGTGCTGCAGCACTTCGCGGTGATACTGCCGACGTATCACCTGGCGCAGCTGCAGCTGGCGTCGTTTGGATATCCCAGCGCAGGCTCCGCGTCGAGCCACTGGATCGGGCTGATCGGCTTCACGCTGATCATGCTTGGCATCGCGCTGATCGCGTTTCGGCGGATTGAGCAGAACAGTTAA